Proteins from one Salmo salar chromosome ssa29, Ssal_v3.1, whole genome shotgun sequence genomic window:
- the nom1 gene encoding nucleolar MIF4G domain-containing protein 1 translates to MKGKGKAKRKGKKDTGKLQKYMMTVNDFVKSKVGCDETEETVDGSGLRFVKKKNRKEIRKEKRKMKKAKIKNHYEGYKALKASTGDSEEVATLSDKQQTKKVIGKVKKDEPVSQQPKSTPVETASGEKAEKKGPKKPSKKEKKRNKLEESRKKALLEANIAEDREIKRLERSLGYNKRKNKKKLPQSFADDGLDYILGVLDAGSAASGIMHDSDDDMDIAKEKLRTLVDSESEMSGDEEEEQGDDSDEEGSELDRDGDLDAIEEEEDEMDEEEEDGMDEDDESEMDESGGIASEEENGKDEGVESGDSTLAGPKADTAVPSAGKYVPPHLRDTGDDKRRAELERLKRQVKGLVNRLSEANMASISGQLEELYMSSSRKDMNDTLTEILLAACVTPALMPDRLLMEHVLLVSILHHTVGLEVGANFLETVVRQFAELYKSPGEGKECDNLVAMVAHLYNFQVVHALLIFDILKMLVGAFTEKDIELVLFVLKNVGFALRKDDALALKELISEAQSKASGVGTKFQDENRVRFMLETMLALKNNDMRKIPGYDPEPVERLRKLQRTLIHQSSGGSDVKLRVSLENLLAAEQVGRWWIVGSSWSGVPMIGDQGNKTSKQTTAEGKFSSKVLDLARKQRMNTDIRRNIFCVIMTSEDYLDAFEKLIRMGLKDQQEREIVHVLMDCCLQEKSFNAFYAVLGEKFCEHDRRFQMTFQFSLWDKFKDLSSLSSSTFSNLVQLVTRFLQRKCLSLSILKVIEFGELDKPKVKFLRQVLTKLLKDTETEDLTNIFGRISGIPKLGMLREGLKLFISHFLLKNAQSQGPAEQADLLSERAEVATKAMEAKETKLKL, encoded by the exons ATGAAAGGCAAGGGGAAAGCaaagaggaaaggaaagaaagacACTGGTAAATTGCAAAAGTATATGATGACAGTTAACGACTTTGTAAAAAGTAAGGTAGGCTGTGATGAAACTGAAGAAACGGTAGATGGCAGTGGCTTGAGGTTTGTTAAGAAGAAAAATAGAAAAGAAATTCGTAAGGAGAAAAGAAAGATGAAGAAGGCTAAAATTAAGAATCACTATGAAGGCTACAAGGCTCTCAAAGCATCCACTGGTGACAGTGAAGAAGTTGCAACCCTATCTGAtaaacaacaaacaaagaagGTTATTGGAAAAGTAAAGAAAGACGAGCCAGTATCTCAACAACCCAAGTCAACTCCTGTTGAGACTGCCTCAGGAGAGAAGGCTGAGAAAAAAGGACCTAAGAAACCTTctaagaaagaaaagaaaagaaacaaACTGGAAGAATCAAGAAAAAAAGCTCTTTTGGAAGCAAATATTGCTGAGGACAGAGAAATTAAGAGGTTGGAGCGATCTCTTGGGTATAACaaaaggaaaaacaaaaaaaaacttcCCCAGTCATTCGCTGATGATGGACTGGATTACATTTTGGGGGTGCTGGATGCTGGATCGGCAGCTTCAGGGATAATGCATGACAGCGATGATGACATGGACATTGCCAAAGAGAAATTAAGGACATTGGTAGACAGTGAATCTGAAATGTCCGGCGATGAGGAGGAAGAACAAGGAGATGACTCGGATGAGGAGGGCAGTGAactagacagagatggagacTTGGATGCCatcgaggaagaggaagatgagaTGGATGAGGAGGAAGAAGATGGAATGGATGAGGATGACGAAAGTGAGATGGATGAGAGTGGTGGAATAGCTTCGGAAGAAGAAAATGGAAAGGATGAGGGAGTTGAGAGTGGAGACTCAACGCTTGCAGGGCCGAAAGCTGACACT GCTGTCCCGTCAGCAGGAAAATACGTGCCCCCTCACCTACGGGACACCGGGGATGATAAGCGCAGAGCTGAGTTGGAGAGACTGAAGAGACAAGTCAAAGGACTTGTGAACAG GCTCAGTGAGGCCAACATGGCGTCCATCAGTGGCCAGCTGGAAGAGCTGTACATGAGCTCCAGCCGGAAGGACATGAACGACACCCTGACGGAGATCCTCCTGGCAGCCTGTGTCACCCCAGCCCTGATGCCTGACAGACTGCTCATGGAACACGTCCTGCTTGTCAGCATCCTGCATCACACAGTGGGGCTTGAG GTAGGGGCTAATTTCTTGGAGACGGTGGTGCGGCAGTTCGCCGAGTTGTACAAGAGCCCCGGCGAAGGCAAGGAGTGTGACAACCTGGTGGCCATGGTGGCACATCTCTACAACTTCCAGGTGGTGCACGCCCTCCTCATCTTTGACATCCTGAAGATGCTGGTGGGGGCCTTCACAGAGAAGGACATTGAGCTGGTCCTGTTCGTGCTGAAGAACGTAGGCTTCGCCCTGCGGAAGGATGATGCCCTTGCGCTGAAAGAACTCATCTCTGAGGCCCAGAGCAAGGCCAGTGGTGTGGGCACCAAGTTCCAGGACGAAAATAGG GTGCGCTTCATGCTGGAGACCATGTTGGCTCTGAAGAACAACGATATGAGGAAGATCCCTGGCTATGACCCAGAGCCTGTTGAGAGACTCAGAAAGCTACAGAGAACTCTG ATCCACCAGAGTTCGGGGGGCAGTGATGTGAAGCTGAGGGTCTCTCTGGAGAACCTCCTGGCTGCAGAGCAGGTGGGCCGCTGGTGGATCGTGGGCTCATCGTGGTCCGGAGTCCCCATGATAGGTGACCAGGGCAACAAGACCTCAAAACAGACTACTGCAGAAGGAAAG TTCAGCTCCAAGGTCTTAGACCTGGCCCGGAAACAGAGAATGAACACAGACATCAGGAGAAATATATTCTGCGTGATTATGACCAGCGAGGATTACCTAGATGCCTTTGAGAAGCTGATACG GATGGGGCTGAAGGACCAGCAGGAGAGGGAGATCGTCCACGTGCTGATGGACTGCTGCCTCCAGGAGAAGAGCTTCAATGCCTTCTATGCTGTACTGGGAGAGAAGTTCTGTGAGCACGACAGGCGGTTCCAG ATGACATTTCAGTTCAGTCTGTGGGACAAATTCAAGGACCTGTCCAGCCTATCCAGCAGCACCTTCAGCAACCTGGTCCAGCTGGTCACACGCTTCCTCCAGAGAAagtgcctctccctctccatacTCAAG GTGATAGAGTTTGGTGAGTTGGACAAGCCTAAAGTCAAGTTCCTGCGTCAGGTATTGACTAAGCTGTTAAAAGACACAGAGACTGAGGATCTTACAAACATATTTGGGAG GATTTCGGGAATTCCCAAGCTAGGAATGCTGCGGGAGGGTTTGAAGCTGTTCATCAGTCACTTCCTACTGAAGAATGCCCAGTCGCAGGGACCAGCTGAGCAAGCAGACCTTCTGTCAGAGCGAGCCGAGGTTGCCACCAAGGCCATGGAGGCCAAAGAGACTAAACTCAAActgtaa